Proteins found in one Panthera tigris isolate Pti1 chromosome B3, P.tigris_Pti1_mat1.1, whole genome shotgun sequence genomic segment:
- the LOC122239496 gene encoding uncharacterized protein LOC122239496: protein MTSNLRPQSPQVSSETEGNITGGPHKFAENSASHKMFETGRALGVILPNLFKKQDKKGEYDLLKVSSFTLRCGGDCGEILKRLKRKKEQAPPEKTVPRWNFRENEVLHLQNLLLLDPQSQTGLRTGRFLPEDWSAQPASEGLVRSSRLTGHCTGAQGGEEDPEMSRFDRQVSGDQDETQWDTALTMEPADSTLGNWQKAVHGMLLLKDEYLPFQENTLE, encoded by the exons ATGACATCAAACCTGAGACCACAGAGCCCACAAGTATCTTCAGAGACTGAAGGGAACATCACAGGAGGACCCCACAAGTTTGCAGAGAATTCTGCAAGTCATAAGATGTTTGAGACAGGAAGGGCCTTAGGGGTCATATTACCCAACCTCTTTAAGAAACAGGACAAGAAAGGAGAATATGACTTGCTGAAG GTGTCATCTTTCACCCTCCGCTGTGGAGGAGACTGCGG GGAGATCCTgaagagattgaaaaggaagaaagagcaagcCCCTCCTGAGAAGACTGTGCCAAGGTGGAATTTCAGGGAAAATGAAGTGCTTCACCTCCAGAATTTACTGCTACTCGACCCTCAGTCTCAGACTGGTCTGAGGACGGGCAGGTTCCTTCCTGAGGACTGGAGCGCTCAGCCTGCTTCTGAGGGACTGGTCCGCAGCTCCCGCCTCACAGGCCACTGCACCG GTGctcagggaggagaagaggaCCCAGAAATGTCAAGATTTGATAGACAAG TTTCTGGTGACCAAGATGAGACCCAATGGGACACCGCGCTCACTATGGAGCCTGCAGACAGCACCCTGGGAAACTGGCAGAAGGCAGTACATG GAATGCTACTACTTAAAGATGAATATTTGCCCTTTCAAGAGAACACCttggaataa
- the LOC102967122 gene encoding 40S ribosomal protein S15a-like — MVHMNVLVDALKSINNAEKRGKCQVVIRPCSKVIQFLIVTMNHGYIGEFEIVDDHRTGKIVGNLMGRLNKYGVISPRFDVQLKDVEKWQNNLLPSHQFGFIVLTSAGILDHEEAR; from the coding sequence ATGGTGCACATGAATGTCCTGGTGGATGCTCTCAAGAGCATTAACAATGCTGAAAAGAGAGGCAAATGCCAGGTTGTTATCAGGCCATGCTCCAAAGTCATCCAGTTTCTAATTGTAACGATGAACCATGGTTACATTGGCGAATTTGAAATTGTTGATGATCATAGAACTGGGAAAATTGTTGGGAACCTCATGGGCAGATTAAACAAGTATGGAGTGATCAGCCCCAGATTTGATGTACAGCtcaaagatgtagaaaaatggcagaataatcTGCTCCCATCTCACCAATTTGGTTTCATTGTACTAACCTCAGCTGGCATCCTGGACCATGAAGAAGCAAGATGA